ATCCTTTTTCCTCTACTTCATGTTCGAGTTGAACGAGAATTCATGTGCCAGCGAGAGCAACCGGTCACGCTAGGTGTTAACGGTATAAGATTGTTATAGACTTATAGTGAAGTGATGTATCATCTATAAGCACATACTAAGAAACTACTTCTAATTGTTCAATAAATTTCATGCATGGATATGTagtatttaatatattttgtgaGTTGCGGTCGAACATATAGTACCAGAAATCCTCTTAGTTATACCAGAATATATCTCTCGGAGTTCGGTCAATTTGAGAGTATCGAAGTGCTTTTACTTGGTATCACTTTTGTTGGTagtacttttttttgttttgtttttttttgaaaaacagTTGGTGATACTTTTTTCAAAGTCTTACCAAAAAATCTCTGTGGTGCTTCTCTTGGAAGTGCTTCTAATTGATTTGGTAATTCCAAAAAGCAATCTGGTTTGTTCAAGCAAAATTTTACAAGTGTTTAATTTGAATCATTATCTTTTGGACTTCCAAAGTCACTCTCATATGTTATGTTgaaattattctaaaaaaaaaaaaaaaaaaaagaagaagttatgTTGAAATGACTTACAGGTTCGTAAAGCTTCTGAGGGCATCATTGCGTTTCATTGGCCTAAAAGAAACTTTTAAAAAAACATGGATGATTCATAATATTCTTGGAATAATGAGCTGCTGCTCCCGTCTAAATATCACtgtttaaaaaatgaaaatgcaaTGAACACACAATAGGAAAATCTTTGGATCTTCTTCACATTCGTTTTGCGCGTTGCCACGTTCGATCGATCAACTTGGAAAGTTGGATGCAAGTGAATAGGGAAGTCGTCTGTAGAAAAACCCAAGCAAGTAACCGGGTCCGTTACGTAGCTTTTTTTTACCTTCTCGATCAAACCCACCCTACCCACCCCACAACATATATAAACAGAACCTGCATCACACATTCACACTTTCTGATTAAATAAGATATGATTGGGCTTGACTAAAAATAAAGATGtatcttttattatatttttgtctAGCTATCATTATTTACCAGAAAATGTGATGCAGGTTCCTATCCAATAAATTATATTAATTTATTAGTTTTCTATTGTCaccaaataaaacaaaagatacGTCTTTATTTTTAGTCAAGCACTCAAGTTTCTATCCATTAGCCAGAAAATGTGATGCAGGTTCCTATCCAATAAACTATATTAATTTATTAGGTTTTCTATTGTCGCCTAAGAGCAAATGCACCAGCATACCAATTGGCTGACCAATTggagagaaagaaggaaaagtgGAATGTAGCGGCAATAAATTGCCGGACTGATTTGCAGTTTTTTGGGGGCCCCACCTTGGATGACCAAGGATTAGCAAATGGATTGCCCGACCGTTGGTGGTGGGCTCCATACCCACATGGGCCTGCTGCCaaaagctgttttttttttaactgttcTTTGTGCAACGGTCATTTAATTGTTGCTGTTGGATCATGTGATCCAATGGCTGCAATTAATTGACAACGGTAAGATTTTTTCCACCCTAAAAAATAATCTGAATGGGGTAAAAAATaatcagaaattttttttcaaaaattctataaatacctagtTCCTCACCTTAATTTCtcacaccaaaattttcaacaattttacctctccatcttcttcttccatcaatcttctcttcatttctttcaattatCATCCAACAATGGGAGATTCGGGTACCAATTGGTCTACTGATGAGCAAATTCAATTGTGTGATTCATGGGCACATAAGATTGTGTGTCTAATCACCGGAAAACATATAACCTCCTCCAAGTTATGGGAATAGGTTCATGCTGATTATGTGCAAAATTGGCAAGGTCCGCCTACAAGCCGAACTCCTCAAGCTCTCCAATCTTAGTTTCAAACGTtgaaaaaaattctcaaagattggcACAATGCACAAATGACCTCCCGTAATCGTATAGATAGCGGCACCAATAAGATGGACGAGGTATTGATTTTTTCCCCAATACTATTAAttgttatatttttattattatttatgtttttaagtTAAATTTGTCTCTTACaaatattttatttctattGGTTGATTTTTATTGCTTCATTGTCATTGTTTAGATGAATCAAACTCAAGGGATCTTCATGAAAAAATATCCCAAGAAATTTGATAAATTTGAATGTTGGGAGAAAGTTAAGTACCACCCGTATTTTGTTGATCCACCATCTAATCCTCAACCACCGGCATCATATTCGACAAATACTGCTTCTGAAAATGAGTCTCCAATTGAGTTGGATGATGATATCGTTTCGGAGACACCATCAAGCTCCATGCCAAGACCAATGGGACAAAAGAGAGCCAAAGAAGcagaagaaaggaaagaaggcgCAAGATGCAACTGAAAGTATGGCTCTTGCTATTCAAGCCATGGCCAAATCAACTTAAGCTTCTGTTGAGCTAGTGAAGAAAAGAAACGAAGAAATGGCTGTTCAGACAAACAAggtatttgaatttgaagagaCGAAAGAAGATGCAAGAATTATGGCCATGAATACTAATTCCATGACACCACAATCAAAGGCTTggtggaaaaagaagaagggtgaTATCGTAGCAAAAACAATGTCCGATGGTGGTAGTAGCGGTTGCTACATACCTCAATTCGACTAAATTTAAATGTTGTTTAGGAaatcaagttttattttttaatgtaATTTAAATTTCACAtatgtaattttaattttatggtcagttacttggtcagtgacatggtcagttacttgaccagttacagttacttggtcactgacatggtcagttacgtgaccagttacagttacttggtaagtgacatggtcagttataTAGTCaattacgtgaccagttacagttacttgcaTAATTGATATTGGGACATaaccagttacagttacagttacttgcaTACGTGACctgttacatgaccagttacagttacctCTAGGTGTCTCCGATAATTGATATTGCGCCACCATTGCAGCCGCTTGAGAGTTTGTAGCTTGAATCCGCTCGAGCTCTTCCATATTTTCACTCTCCCTTTCTAACAACCATTTGTTCAATTCTTCCATTGGAAAAAGGAGAAATGAGATGGATGATAGATTTCAAAAGAAATGTAGGTGTAGAATGAGAGGAATGTGTGAGTAGAGAATAGAGTCTGAAGCTTATTTATTACCAATATTGAAAGATAAAAAGTTAGGATAAATACACATGTCACGTTTATATAGGTTGAAAATCTTATCACATATCCTAGATATATTTTCAGAAGAAAACGATATTTGACGTTGACACGTGTCCAATGAAGATTGGGCAATTATCTGATCAgaaatcatatatattttttataagaTAAAGGTATCTAAAGTCAACACATGGCAAATGAAGATTGGTCGATAATCTTATCAATTGTcatagatatttttttttatcataacaataactttttttttcagaGAACGATATTTATACAGCAAATACAatcttatttgtttttaaaacttatgcattaattttttattaaattaacattgtatgattaatctaattgttaattgtttagttaattaaattataagtttaatgaattattcaaatttgaagtgtgaatagtgGATTGGCAGGCAAATTGCCTTTCATTGGTGCATTGTATAAGGCTATAAGCTGAAGGCAATTGCCAATTTGAGATGAATAGTGGATTGGTAGTACCAATTTGGTTAGCAAATCAGCAATTGCCCTTGGTTCGTGGGTGCATTTGCTCTAAGGAAGTTCTCGATCCGACattgaaaaattaataaataaaaggaaaaaggaaagaaaattgatGCCACTTCCTATCCGGCCAATAAATTGATTGGCAACACCTATAGAGGGGACTAGAGCTACACGTCAAAGTCGCACTCGACTGCAGCACAACTTGACCAAAAATATATAATGATTCCAACTTTGTAGTCTTCGCTAGCTGGTCTATTTTTGTCTGCATGTACACACACTGCCAACCCAACAAGCTGTCTTTACATTTTTGGTTGGTGATATAATCGAGTTCCTTCACTACTTCCTTGAGATGTAGGTATTTATCTTCCAATTAAGTTACATAAATACATAAACAAATAACTGAAGAAAGGATAAAATCTGCACCATAATTGAGTATTTAGGCTTTTGTAAACTATTGTCTATTGATTAGGAGTTAAATTCTTTTTTCAAATGTTTATCAGACTCGATTGAATAAGTGTCCAGATTTTGATGAGTGGTGTTTGTTAAGTTTGGTTGTTGCATGGTCCTCAAATATTTGGGATGAGTCTATAAAGCTTATGTATGTGCcgttttgattcttttttttggtgTCTGAGGTTTTGAACTACGTTGTATACAATCACTAGCCAATTTCTTAAATTTCTGTgagcttatttttttttttttgagacattTATGTTTTCGGTCACTTTTATagttgccattttttttttgaatgaaaatgtCAACTCCATTAATAATAAGAAAGATTACAAAAGATtgatgtagaaactacatcaaaaatgaaaaaaacgacaataaaaaattgaaaataaaacctAGCATAGCTATAGCTGGATGCAATAATGCATATGCAGACGCACCGGATGTAATCCGGGCTATGTAAAGAATTACTAATGGTATGACCGACCATAAAAGACCAATCTTCCATCAAAGTAATCGGTGATATGACCAACCAAGCATATTCCTCGTATCCCGTACGCTGAAAAAAGAACAATCTTCCACCTATGTTATCGATAGTATGACCGACCATAAAAGGGCAACCTTCTAACCGTATAACTGGTGATATGACCATCCATGCATCTTCCACGTAAAAAATACACCAAATAGAGGATAATCTTCCACCTGAAAAACAGACCACAACTCAATGAACCATATCCAAGCAGTAAAGGCCCAACCCAAACCTAGAGACCTAGCCCAGATCAAGGCAGGACCTGGATCCCAAGGAAGAGCCTAGATCCAGACCTGACCCCCTGGGTCACAAATCCAGACCCGACCCCAGTCTCCAAGCCCATCTTGCCAATCCACGGCCCAATCCAGAATCCAGGCCCAGCAATGAACCTGGATCCGAACCCAAACCTCCCTCCAGACGCACCACAGTGTCCTCAGTCCAAGCTTTGCCGCCCAACGCAGCCGTGCTCGCCTCCATCCAACCAAGATCTGCGGTCGGATCCCGCACCTGCATAACTTAGATCGGACCGGAAACCCACTTAATTTGCAGCCACGCTGCGTCGCCACATCCATTGTGCCACTCCTTTGCACCACCAGATTCGAAAGGCACTTCCACCCCCCAAAGCTCCTATGGCCGCAAAATATGAAACCCTGCCACAAAGAAGAAGATTTGGTCCCTCCCTCGTGACGCAAGCTTCCCGTGGCCTCCATATTCATGGAGGAAGATTTAGAGATGGACCGCGGAGGAGGCGGCCATTTTTAAATAAACTCAACTTTTTAAGAGCGAAAAAGGACGTACAATATATTTAGAGTTAAAATTAGTAAATTACACATAATAACTCATCATTTTCGGTGTCACATAAAGATAGATCCCTAAGCAAAAGAAGTGACAGACTCTAAAATTGAACCCATCCTTTTACTACACAAAAATAAATCATCCAGGTAGAAGAAGTGATAGACTCTAGAATGGTTGCAAGACCTAATCGACAAATTACTCTAGTGAGGTTCATGCTAACAAAACTCAATCAGGGTCGCTTTATGCTTTGGTTGAACGATCAATATCTATCGTCAACCGCAGCTAGGGAAGAAACATAGCTCCAAAAAAGACgtcaaaaatcaaatcatcaGACAAACACCAAACTAGAAAGCTATCGTGTCATATCTCTAGATTTGATTCGAGCCACAACCAAGCCATAGCCATGAAGGATGGAGGCACATAGGACCATGTGGGTCCCATGTCCAACCAAATTtttcataaagaaaaaataaataatcatgttataagaattttttttttctataatgAAACACAAATTACAGAAAATAGAAGCCCTAGCACACCCAGAACCTAAGGAATCAAATAAAAAGGCTTAATGGTTCATGAATAGTTTTGTCTGATCCAGCGTCAGCATAAAGATGAACCACACGAGGCCAAGGTTTAAGCAATGACATTTGAACACAGGCTCCAGCaaaaatgaatttcttcaaGTTCAAAGTAGCCTCATCAATACGAACATAGCTACCAATGTGGTTGGCAATACGAGTGATACCATTCTCATTGCAATAGTGGAatggaagaaaaggaaagcGTACCGTGACTATAAAGATGGTCTATAATAGTATAAGCTGGATGGAAGCTAGGTTCCCAATGCCTTAAAGCAAAAATCTGGCTTTGAACATACCAAGGACGTCGATAATATAACACATGCAAAAGATGAGATTCAAGAAAGAACCAAACCTGAAACTAACAGAACCTACCAAGTTTAACCTCAAAACTTTCAGTGAGATGTGCCCAGCTAGACTTGAATCTTTACACAATACTTTGGAGTGAGACAGGTTCCCCAAAAATCTTTCCAACGAGAACCAAGTTCGAGCGTTCAATCTTGCTAACATTGAGCAATGGGTCATCCAAACAAATCTCTAgcgaaattgaagtaaatggaATGTGAGTGTCATGGTGAAGCAAAGGATCGTCTTCATCGAGGAAGGAAGGGAGTTGAGAACCACACCTTGGATTAGGCACGTACAGTTGACATGTTGGGTGCAACAATCTCCAGGTTAGGTGCAATTAAGTAAGTGCGTTACGGATTCTACTAGTGTTCTTGCATGcattacctcttcttccttctctccATCATGGCCTCTTCGTATTGTACGGTTAAATTGCTTATCACGCATCCGATATTCGATGTCCTTTTATTGCTCTCATGTTCTTCGTGAAGGGAATACTGTTGCAGACAGGATGGTGAACTTGGGTTTGGCTTCTTCTTCGTTGGTATGGTATGAGGTTCTACcacctgctctctctctctttttcttcgaATGGATGGCTCGGGTTTTCCCTATCAGCGTGATACCTAAAAGTTTGTGGACTTATAGTTCCATTGAAGCAAGGATTTAGTTTTAGAGTAGCAGATGGAATTCAGTTTttccatcttttatttttctgcatTGTATTTGGAGGTACATTTTTGTCCaatgtttttgtaattttagctttttcattaataaaattttaaGAGGACaggcggtgggttcccagagtgtggTAGACTCTTCTCCTTTGGGATTGAGGGTGAGACTTATTCCTTACATCGTCTACTTCCGAGGAAATAATATAACCTAATTTCttatcggttttttttttttaaaaaagtaaGTGCGTTAGGGATTTCTGGGACCTTCGCCAAAAGGAACAAATAAAGGGGCACGCAAAGGAGGGATGGGAGACGTGACACTATTCTCATCATCATGAAGCGGAGGAAGAGGATGGTTGGACATCGTAAGCAAAAATAGTAGCGCAGTCAaagtgagagagaaagaggatgaAGAACAGAATAAGAAAAGGATAGGAAGTGAAACTTTGATTAAATAGAGAAAGACACAAAGAGTAGGGTGATAGAGGCTAGTAGTAGGGAATAATGGTGTTATGGCAGAGAAATCGAAGAGACCAAATATAGGAAATAGGGGGAATACTAGGGACCAATGCGCATCAAATGTGAAATGAGGGCTTTGTTGCACGCAAGGCGCCATGTTAAGCCAAATGGTAAAGGAAATAAACCCTAGATCAACACGGAAAGTAGAAATGGAAGATCGTGGTGGTAGTTAAGATATTGAGAATAAAAAGGGAAGGGAAATCCAAACAGGGCTCGTGATTGAACTAAAAAAACAGAAGAGTAACAGAAGAAAAGACAATCCAAAGATTTTAAACGGGATATGCAGACAGAGTGGACAGAGAATGTCGGGAAATGGGGAAAAAGGGAGCTCGTGAAATTCGAGGAAGAGAGAAGCCAAGACGTACACTAGCAGAAAGAAGATGTTGAGAAGAAGACAAATCTGGAGGCCGATCGTTAAACCGGAGCCGATCAGTGCGCCATGTAGCGGTCGGAAAAGGTCTGGAGCACTGAGAGAGCAGTGGAACCATCGAGAGTATATTTGCAGCTAACTTAACCTTCAACCTGGTTTTGCTATATGAAAATTTTCCATTCAATGATTACCAAttattttcttataatttttatttatttatttattataattaaCATAATCGGACAGTATATTAGAAAAACTATCAGAAAGTTTCTCCCATAGAAAACCCCATAACAAATGCCctatatttcattttttttattgtgtcTTCAATCTTCTTCTCATTAATcatattttgacattttttttgtcTACATGGAAAAtacttttacaaaaaaaaaaaaaaaaacttttttctttcaaCAAAATGTGGAGTAAAAACCTAAGAGTCAGTAGATTCTATGCCATGTTCTGCAACGCATCCTCTGGATGTCATCATTGGACGAGTAAACCCATGCTATAAGTCCATCAATGAGGGTTAGAGGCGGAGTCGAGGTCGGCTTAGGAGATGGTGTGCGGTTGCTTCACTTAGAGAGAGTTTGCGGCAATCAAATTTGGGTTTCCTTACTCAAGTCCGATCTTTTTTCCCTACGGTTCACCCTGGAGTGGTAAGACAATGGGGGGATA
This portion of the Rosa chinensis cultivar Old Blush chromosome 1, RchiOBHm-V2, whole genome shotgun sequence genome encodes:
- the LOC121051704 gene encoding uncharacterized protein LOC121051704, whose translation is MTSRNRIDSGTNKMDEMNQTQGIFMKKYPKKFDKFECWEKVKYHPYFVDPPSNPQPPASYSTNTASENESPIELDDDIVSETPSSSMPRPMGQKRAKEAEERKEGARCN